One stretch of Candidatus Zixiibacteriota bacterium DNA includes these proteins:
- a CDS encoding MBL fold metallo-hydrolase: MKRLVVLMTLLITVLSIAPVTAQEKSNIQVQKLADNIYELTATYPFSSNMVASVGEDGILLVDAGAKYTAEELKSLVKTLGNGQVKFIIYTHAHNEHIGGNIAFGGDVVRIGHESLRTRMKSGAYLLEEYSDTALPSITLTDSLSLFFNGEKIRLIAVPGAHDDGDIIVHFTKSGVVSTGAMSNGMHFPSTDGNGGNALKYPATVQRVIELLPADVILVPGHGRTTTMAEEQQFQNMLAQTIDIVRNGLAGGKDVATLQKDKVLKDWDSFEGGFVTADQWIQYIANGVNNVKPPKPAAVELYKAYKKSNIDSAVAKWHELRKNNPDEYSFGEGQFVVIGYYLMGVGKPKDAIKIFELYVKEFPKAWNAYDCLGEAYMKDGQNELAIKNYKKSLKLNPQNTNAVDMLKKLES, translated from the coding sequence ATGAAACGTCTTGTAGTGTTGATGACCCTGCTGATAACGGTTCTATCAATCGCGCCTGTTACGGCACAGGAGAAATCCAATATCCAGGTCCAAAAGCTCGCCGATAATATTTATGAATTGACGGCCACTTATCCCTTTTCCTCAAACATGGTGGCTTCGGTGGGAGAGGATGGGATATTGCTGGTCGATGCCGGCGCGAAATACACCGCCGAGGAGCTCAAGAGTCTGGTGAAAACCCTGGGAAATGGACAGGTGAAATTTATCATTTATACTCACGCCCACAATGAGCATATCGGCGGGAATATTGCCTTTGGCGGTGATGTCGTCAGAATCGGTCATGAAAGCCTGAGAACCAGAATGAAAAGCGGGGCATATTTGCTTGAGGAATATTCCGATACCGCCCTGCCGAGCATAACTCTCACCGATTCTCTGTCACTCTTTTTCAATGGTGAAAAGATCCGGCTGATTGCCGTTCCCGGCGCCCACGATGACGGCGACATAATCGTGCATTTCACCAAGTCCGGAGTTGTTTCAACCGGCGCCATGAGCAATGGCATGCATTTCCCCTCGACTGACGGTAACGGAGGAAATGCACTGAAATACCCCGCCACCGTTCAACGGGTGATTGAACTTCTGCCGGCCGATGTCATCCTCGTTCCCGGGCACGGGCGAACCACGACCATGGCCGAGGAACAGCAGTTCCAGAATATGCTGGCCCAGACGATCGATATCGTCAGGAACGGACTGGCCGGCGGCAAAGATGTGGCCACTCTGCAAAAAGATAAAGTGCTGAAAGATTGGGATTCTTTTGAGGGGGGATTTGTAACCGCCGATCAGTGGATCCAGTATATTGCCAACGGTGTGAATAATGTCAAACCGCCGAAACCTGCGGCGGTGGAACTCTACAAGGCCTATAAGAAATCTAATATCGATTCGGCGGTGGCCAAATGGCATGAGTTGAGGAAAAATAACCCGGATGAATATTCTTTCGGCGAGGGCCAGTTTGTTGTCATCGGCTACTATTTAATGGGCGTGGGGAAGCCCAAGGATGCGATCAAAATATTCGAACTATACGTAAAGGAATTTCCGAAAGCCTGGAATGCCTATGACTGTCTTGGTGAAGCTTATATGAAAGACGGTCAGAATGAACTGGCCATAAAGAATTATAAGAAATCTCTGAAGCTGAATCCTCAAAATACCAATGCCGTCGACATGCTAAAGAAATTGGAGTCTTGA